The following nucleotide sequence is from Paenibacillus odorifer.
GGGAGTAGGGAGTAGGGAGTAGGGATTAGAGTAGAGAGTAGAGAGTAGAGTCCAGAGATTAGAGTTTATAGAATAGAGTTTAGAGATGAGAGGCTAAAGTTTAGCGCTTAGTGAGGTTCTACCTGCCGTTTTGATTTTAAGTGTATTTTATACAACTAAAAAGGTTTGTATTTAGCTTGATTAGGGTTTAGTTGTATTTAGTGCAGCTATTTCGAGCTGAAAAGGGGATAGCGGCTGTTTAGTGGGGATTTAATTGCATGAAATACAACTAAAACCAGGTGGGAGTGCACATACCTGAAAATAGTTGTATAGAGTACAATTAACTCAACGCATAATTGTGTTTTGTTGCATAAAGAAGCTGGCTCCTTCGTGGGAGTATCCACGAAGGAGCCAGCTTTTTTATGTAGAAATATAATTAGTCCTCGTAAGTTTGATTTAGGGTGCTAACTAACTCTGGGAGCCAGTCGCTTAGAGTGAGAAACTTGTATCCCTCCGATTGAGCTTTAGCTGTATCCATAAACCAGGATTGTGTGATCCCGAATGGAGAATTATGCGCATCCGCTGTTTCGCTTTGAATGACGGCTTGTTTTCTGGTCTCTTTTTCAATCAGCGAGATAAGCTCCTTAATACTAACCGTACCGTCTGAGCAAGCGTTGAGAGGACCCGTCACCGTCGAGTTGCCAAGCCAATACAGAAAATCAGCGGCTTCGTCCGAACGGATAAAACAGATATTTGCATCTGGATTCGGAATCCCGATGGGCAGCTCGTTACGTACATGTTCGATATGAAAATGGAGTCTTCGTGTATAATCGTCAGTTCCCAGAACAATCGGAAAGCGGACAGCGGCTACAGGGAAGTTAGCTTGTTGGATAAGGACGGCTTCCGCCAGTCTTTTCCCCTCCTGATAGGTGAAGTCATTTCGTCCTCCATAACGAATAGGGTGCGTTTCAGGATCGAACACCTCTTCCGTCAGCGCTTGCTCACTGAAATCATAAACAGATAAACTTGAAGTCAGTATGTAACGTGTGGTTTTGCCGTCAAAAATACGGCGCGCCTGATCCGCTTCATCAGGTGAAAAACAAATATTATCGTAAACTACATCCCAACTCGTATCACCTAATGCTTGAGCGAAGGCCTCCGGTTGAGACCGATCCACCTGTATCCGGTGAATCAGATCGCCAAAAGGGTCGCTTGTTTCCCCGCGCGTTAATATGGTTACTTCGTTCTTAGAATCCTCAAGCAGACGCTCGACCAAACGTTTCCCAAAAAAGCGTGTGCCGCCTAAAATAAGAATCTTCCTCATCAACCTCACTCCTTGATTGCTATTAATGGTTATTAAAATGACTGTTTATTGGTTTATGTGAAGCTTCTGATTCATTGTAGAGAAGCGGCGGGATCAGCCAGATCAGCAGCAATGTATTGAGTTTTGAGTGATACAAATTGGACTAAAGGGAAAGAGTTAGTTTTGAGTGTACTTCGTGCAATAGAATTCGTATTAGAGTGGAGAAAATTTGAATCTATTGCACTCTATGCAATCAATGGATGAGTAAGTGGCATTAAACTAGCTTTTCACCAGAATCTATTGCAGAGATTGCAGCAGATTCAATTTTTGCGGCTAGGACGGCGGATTCTGTTGTACAATATGCAACGTTTGTAGCTAGTTACCACAAACAGCCCAAATGTTAATTACACATTAAGCACACTAATCACAATTATATCTGTTCGTTTTTAACGTAACGAGACACTTAGCTGCCCGAAATCGAGCTTAACGAAAAACTACGCCACCATACACATTCCTGGCTTGGTATAATTCCAGCTGTTTGAACTGAATCCACCAGCTTGGAAGGTCTGGAAGCCTTGCAAGCTTTGGCTCGATACCGCCATTACAGGTTCCTGACTTTCGTCCGCAAATACAAGCTCGATCAGCTCGGCAATTTCCCCATGTTCATACGCGGCTGTAAGGCGGCTCAAGACAATCTGCATGGCTGTGTCCTGTGGTAAGGAAGGACCATCGGCCTGAAGCAGCTCTTGTCTTACGAGAGGAAGGGCTTGCCGGGCTCGGTGCAGAGCGGCTTTTATTGCCCCTTCTGTGGTATCGAGAATCTCGGCAGCTTCCATTGCAGAGTGTCCCAACACATCTCGAAGCAGGAACACCGCCTGCTGCAGCGGAGATAAATGCTCCTGTAGTGCTTGAAAAGCAGCTTCAATCTCAAATGAACCATACTCCGCAGAGGCCTCAGTGGGGGACTGATCCAGCTCCAACACTCGTGACAAGGTGGCTTTTCGCCGCAAGATATCAATCCATGTGTTTCGGGCAATCCGAAAAAGCAATGCCTCAGGATTTGGGTGATTTGTAGAACTTGTATGATGAGTAGAATTTGTAGGAATCGTAGAATGCATTGCAGATTTTGCAGATCTTGTAGATGGTGCAGTCTTAGATGGCGTTACAGCCTTAGCAGACGTTGCAGCCTTAGAAAACGTATAGTTCATTTGATTAGTTTGATTAGTTTTAAGTTTTTCATTGGCTCCATTTGCTCCATTAGCCTTATCATTTTCAATGGTTTCTTTATTTTGTTTAACTTCATTCATTGGACTGTTCCCATTATTTGCGCTCGTTGAGTTCGAAGTCTTCATATAACCTAGAGCCTTGACCCATGTATCCTGAGCTAAATCATCGGCATCCCACGGGGATTGTGTCAATGCAAGACAATATCGCTTCAGAGCTATCTGCAAAGACCTGCTGTTACTTTCATCCGGCTCATCTCCGGTGCTAAGCTTCTCAAGGATGATCACTCTGCATAACTCCTTTTCCAGTAAGGTGATTTCGATTACTTCTAATAATAAACGAATGAGCAGGAAATTAAGATACGCAATTTTAAAAAATAAAAATTCTCACGCCTAACGTATCCTATCCCCATATTAATCCGTTTACAGGGTAGATTTCAAAACTCTAAAACAGATGGAGGTCGAATACGGATGGCGTACGTTCCTTATGTAGTCGAACAAACGAATCAAGGTGAAAGATCTTACGATATTTATTCGCGGCTGTTGAAGGACCGGATAGTGTTCGTAGGTGCGGAAATTGAGGATCAGCTGGCTAACAGTATTGTTGCCCAGTTATTGTTTTTATCAGCAGAAGATCCGGATAAAGATATACACATGTATATCAATTGTCCAGGTGGCTCTATCACCGCAGGCTTCAGTATTTATGACACGATGCAGCTTATTAAGCCTCCGGTGAATACCATTTGTACAGGAATGGCGGCTTCTTTTGGTTCTTTGTTGTTATTGGCTGGGGCCAAAGGGAAACGTTATGCCTTGCCGAATAGCGAGATTATGATTCATCAGCCGCATGGTGGGGCGCAGGGGCAAGCTAGTGACATTGCGATCAGTGCCAAACGTATTTTGAAGGCAAGGGAAGTGCTTGTGCAAATTACAGCGGACCGAACTGGGCAGACGGTAGAGAAGGTACTGCAAGATATGGATCGAGATTATTTCATGTCAGCCGATGAGGCGGTTGAATACGGAATTATCGATAAGGTCATCACAAATCTCTAAGACGAAGGAGTGAAGAAGGCTATGCTGGAGGTTTTGCAGGGAAAAGAGGTAACAATCTATTTTGTGGATGGCTCCAACGCTACAAAAGGAGTGCTGGAAACGGTAAGTGAAAATTTCGTCAAATATCGGACGGATTTTGAAGAGTTTTATATTCCAATCAGCTCGATCTGTTCTATCTCTCTAGATACCAAAACGCGTGAACGAGCCAAAGTAGGGTTCACACAATAACATCAACAACATCATCTGTATAAAAAAGGGTTAGGAGCTCCCCAGCTCCTAACCCGTACTTTCCCGAATAGCCAAATAATGAGCCACATTTGCATGATGCGGCACAACGGTCTCCCCTTTAATCAGCTTGATTAAGGTTCGGGTGGCGGTCATCCCAATCTCCGTTCCAGAGTATTCAACCGAGGAAAGCTTAGGTCGAACGATAGAGGCAATGAAGCTGTTATCAAAACCGAACACGGCGACATCAGCTGGCACCCGTAGACCGTTATCGGTTAAATGATTCATGGCTCCAACTGCCATCCAATCTGTAGAGCAAAACACCGCAGTAGGTAACTCCCCGCTATCCATAATTCGGCGCATGGCGTCGCTCCCATCTTCGACGGCCATCGCACTTTCTACTACCCATTCTTTCCTTAAGGTTATGCCTGCATCCATAAGGGCTTGTAGATAGCCTTTATACCGATCCCCACCCACCGCATTATCTCCCGAGCCGCGAATCATAGCGATTTTGCGATGACCTTTTTGAATCAGATAAGTAACAGCTTCATAGGAGGCAGTTATATTGTCCAGATGAACGGAAGGAATCATATCCACCTGCGATTGTTGCCCGACAAGCACGCAAGGTGTATTTGAGCTGCGGATGATCTCCAGATGTTCATGGTTTGGAATTGAACCCACAAATATATTTCCTTCCGTCCCAATACGCTGGAACATCTTCAAATAGTGTTGTTCACTTTCTGCACTGCCGTCCGTTAATCCGACCATAATGTCGTATCCATACAAATCCGCAAGATCGCGAATACCAACATTGAAGTCATCCAGTACAGTGTTGCTATTCTGCGGAATGATCACACCGATCAGCTGTGTATTAGCTTTGTCCGTTTCAAGGCCGATGACATTCGGACGGTAGTTGGTTTGTTTAATAGCTTCCAATACTCGTTTACGGACATCTTCGTTTACTGGTTTGCTGTTATTGATTACCCTGGACACCGTAGAAATCGAAACGTTCGCCATTTGGGCTATATCTTTTATCTTTACCTTCAAGAAGATCACCATAACTTTCCATATGATTCACTTGGTGTTTCAACTCTCGCAAGCATATCACGGATAGCTTCAAGAATCCAAAAGATTGTTGTTGACCTAGGAAATAAAAGGTCCTATAATGATCGCTGTAGGAAAATTATTTCCTTGAAAAAAGCTTTTTTTGAACGATAAAGTTGGATTTTTGCTAAAAACAATAACTGAATTATTAATTTTAATGAATTTAGGGAAAATATTTTCCTATGAAGGGTATATGAATACGAAGGAGCTGCATGCATTGAACAGAACATGGTGGAAAGAAGCCACGGCGTATCAAATTTACCCACGGA
It contains:
- a CDS encoding NAD-dependent epimerase/dehydratase family protein; the protein is MRKILILGGTRFFGKRLVERLLEDSKNEVTILTRGETSDPFGDLIHRIQVDRSQPEAFAQALGDTSWDVVYDNICFSPDEADQARRIFDGKTTRYILTSSLSVYDFSEQALTEEVFDPETHPIRYGGRNDFTYQEGKRLAEAVLIQQANFPVAAVRFPIVLGTDDYTRRLHFHIEHVRNELPIGIPNPDANICFIRSDEAADFLYWLGNSTVTGPLNACSDGTVSIKELISLIEKETRKQAVIQSETADAHNSPFGITQSWFMDTAKAQSEGYKFLTLSDWLPELVSTLNQTYED
- a CDS encoding sigma factor-like helix-turn-helix DNA-binding protein — translated: MKTSNSTSANNGNSPMNEVKQNKETIENDKANGANGANEKLKTNQTNQMNYTFSKAATSAKAVTPSKTAPSTRSAKSAMHSTIPTNSTHHTSSTNHPNPEALLFRIARNTWIDILRRKATLSRVLELDQSPTEASAEYGSFEIEAAFQALQEHLSPLQQAVFLLRDVLGHSAMEAAEILDTTEGAIKAALHRARQALPLVRQELLQADGPSLPQDTAMQIVLSRLTAAYEHGEIAELIELVFADESQEPVMAVSSQSLQGFQTFQAGGFSSNSWNYTKPGMCMVA
- the clpP gene encoding ATP-dependent Clp endopeptidase proteolytic subunit ClpP, with amino-acid sequence MAYVPYVVEQTNQGERSYDIYSRLLKDRIVFVGAEIEDQLANSIVAQLLFLSAEDPDKDIHMYINCPGGSITAGFSIYDTMQLIKPPVNTICTGMAASFGSLLLLAGAKGKRYALPNSEIMIHQPHGGAQGQASDIAISAKRILKAREVLVQITADRTGQTVEKVLQDMDRDYFMSADEAVEYGIIDKVITNL
- a CDS encoding LacI family DNA-binding transcriptional regulator, with the protein product MVIFLKVKIKDIAQMANVSISTVSRVINNSKPVNEDVRKRVLEAIKQTNYRPNVIGLETDKANTQLIGVIIPQNSNTVLDDFNVGIRDLADLYGYDIMVGLTDGSAESEQHYLKMFQRIGTEGNIFVGSIPNHEHLEIIRSSNTPCVLVGQQSQVDMIPSVHLDNITASYEAVTYLIQKGHRKIAMIRGSGDNAVGGDRYKGYLQALMDAGITLRKEWVVESAMAVEDGSDAMRRIMDSGELPTAVFCSTDWMAVGAMNHLTDNGLRVPADVAVFGFDNSFIASIVRPKLSSVEYSGTEIGMTATRTLIKLIKGETVVPHHANVAHYLAIRESTG